A window from Vibrio cortegadensis encodes these proteins:
- the fliH gene encoding flagellar assembly protein FliH → MSGERKRGFLRPDEDENIEQPKKWGLPDYGAEINKQAKDTAFNYDPGWMPDFDEPEPEAPLELTEEQIELIKQGAYQDGLHQGQEAGFKQGYEKGKEEGFEAGHSEGNEAGKLEGVTAGQEYIQQQVSIFMGLANQFAQPLELMNAQVEKQLVDMVLTLVKEVVHVEVQTNPQIILDTLKESVEALPISGHAITIKLNPEDVAIVHAAYGDNELDCRNWSLASEPALNRGDVEIEAGESSVNYRMEDRIHTVIQGFCGANRHQGHS, encoded by the coding sequence ATGTCAGGTGAAAGAAAAAGAGGCTTCTTACGCCCCGATGAAGATGAAAACATTGAGCAACCTAAAAAGTGGGGTCTGCCCGATTATGGGGCTGAAATAAATAAACAAGCGAAAGATACCGCGTTTAATTACGATCCCGGTTGGATGCCTGATTTTGATGAACCCGAACCAGAGGCTCCTTTAGAACTCACCGAAGAACAGATTGAATTGATCAAGCAAGGCGCTTACCAAGATGGATTGCATCAAGGGCAAGAAGCTGGCTTTAAACAAGGTTATGAAAAGGGTAAAGAAGAGGGTTTCGAAGCGGGCCATTCCGAAGGCAATGAAGCTGGAAAGCTTGAAGGCGTGACTGCTGGACAAGAGTACATCCAGCAACAAGTGAGTATCTTTATGGGATTAGCCAATCAATTTGCTCAGCCACTTGAATTAATGAATGCTCAGGTAGAAAAACAGCTTGTTGATATGGTATTGACCTTGGTAAAAGAGGTCGTCCACGTTGAAGTCCAAACTAATCCACAGATCATTCTCGATACCCTTAAAGAGTCAGTTGAAGCCTTGCCGATATCTGGACATGCGATCACCATTAAGTTAAACCCTGAAGATGTCGCGATAGTGCATGCCGCTTATGGTGATAACGAACTTGATTGCCGTAATTGGTCGTTAGCGTCAGAGCCTGCGTTAAACCGCGGAGACGTGGAGATCGAAGCTGGAGAATCGAGCGTTAATTATCGAATGGAAGATCGTATTCATACTGTGATCCAAGGTTTTTGTGGCGCTAACCGACATCAAGGACACTCGTGA
- the fliE gene encoding flagellar hook-basal body complex protein FliE: MRIDGLQGEMQTMMLEATNSRPAVTGKQAGIDFGDMLNQAINNVNSLQKTSGNLQMRFDRGDEDVSLSDVMIARNKSGVAFDATIQIRNKLVDSYKELMNMPV; the protein is encoded by the coding sequence ATGAGAATTGATGGTTTACAAGGTGAAATGCAAACCATGATGCTAGAAGCAACAAACAGCAGACCTGCGGTGACGGGAAAGCAAGCCGGAATTGACTTCGGTGATATGTTGAATCAAGCCATTAATAATGTGAATTCATTACAAAAGACATCAGGTAACTTACAAATGCGGTTTGATCGCGGTGATGAAGATGTCTCACTTTCAGATGTCATGATCGCTAGAAATAAATCAGGTGTTGCCTTTGATGCGACCATTCAGATTAGAAATAAGCTGGTGGACTCTTACAAAGAATTGATGAATATGCCGGTATAA
- a CDS encoding sensor histidine kinase: protein MSSSNNIENQSHLDSVEHQVERYKQVLDVMPAGVILLDTQGEVREANPEAHRILGVTLVGEKWFSIIQSAFDPREDDGHEISLKNGRKVRLATSASATGQLILVTDLTETRLLQARVGDLQRLSSLGRMVASLAHQVRTPLSSAMLYASNLAAPNLPTATKDRFQSKLMDRLHDLEKQVNDMLLFAKGGDNKVVSGFTIQDLVAEYQPMVETALKNNQIDYCQEIEHEETQMLGNSNAIASALSNLVLNAIQIAGKASQIDVFFRPVNGELRISVQDSGPGVPKEIQSKIMEPFFTTRSQGTGLGLAVVQMVCRAHEGRLELISEEGDGACFTMCLPLDKNHTGES, encoded by the coding sequence ATGTCATCATCGAATAATATAGAGAATCAGTCACATTTAGATTCTGTTGAGCATCAAGTTGAACGTTATAAGCAAGTGCTTGATGTTATGCCTGCTGGGGTCATCTTGCTCGATACTCAAGGGGAAGTTCGAGAAGCAAACCCTGAAGCTCATCGTATTCTGGGTGTGACTCTAGTTGGTGAGAAATGGTTTTCCATTATTCAAAGTGCCTTTGATCCACGTGAAGATGATGGACATGAAATATCACTAAAGAATGGACGAAAAGTTCGTCTAGCCACTTCCGCTTCTGCGACAGGCCAACTGATTCTTGTGACCGATTTGACCGAAACCCGGTTACTTCAAGCGCGTGTTGGTGACCTTCAGCGATTATCCTCATTAGGGCGTATGGTGGCATCTCTTGCGCACCAAGTCAGAACCCCACTTTCAAGTGCAATGTTATACGCTTCAAATTTAGCCGCTCCCAATTTACCTACGGCAACCAAAGACCGCTTTCAATCCAAATTGATGGATCGACTTCATGATTTAGAAAAACAAGTCAATGATATGCTGCTCTTTGCGAAGGGGGGTGATAATAAAGTTGTGAGCGGATTTACAATTCAGGATTTGGTCGCTGAATACCAACCAATGGTTGAAACTGCATTGAAAAATAATCAGATCGACTATTGCCAAGAGATAGAACATGAAGAGACGCAAATGCTTGGCAATTCCAATGCAATTGCGTCGGCATTAAGTAACCTGGTGCTTAACGCCATCCAGATTGCTGGTAAAGCGTCACAGATTGATGTTTTTTTCCGACCGGTTAATGGTGAATTACGTATTTCTGTGCAAGATAGTGGACCGGGTGTTCCCAAAGAGATTCAAAGTAAAATCATGGAACCATTTTTTACGACTCGTTCACAGGGAACAGGCTTAGGGCTTGCTGTCGTACAAATGGTCTGTCGTGCTCATGAGGGACGACTAGAATTAATATCAGAAGAAGGGGATGGCGCGTGTTTTACCATGTGCTTACCGCTAGATAAAAATCACACTGGAGAATCATAA
- the fliI gene encoding flagellar protein export ATPase FliI → MLALAERLEQYKVEGLTSRPIASGKLVRVVGLTLEATGCRAPVGSLCHVETMSGVMEAEVVGFANDNLFLMPSEQISGILPGAKVTPLTRESGLPVGMELLGRVIDGVGNPLDGLGAIYTENRAPLNAVPINPLARKPISEPLDVGLKAINGLLTVGKGQRIGLFAGSGVGKSVTLGMMTRGTTAQVVVVGLIGERGREVKEFIEEILGEDGRKRSVVVAAPADSSALMRLKGCQTALTIAEYFRDQGLDVLLLMDSLTRFAQAQREIALSVGEPPATKGYPPSVFAKLPALVERAGNGSQDQGSITAFFTVLTEGDDLQDPIADASRAILDGHIVLSREMADAGHYPAIDVERSVSRVMPQITTDEHMLMSKAVRQVLSICRKNQDLVSIGAYKPGTDPAIDGAFTLKPKLDEYLQQKMKESVPYDMCVNMLKHVLGG, encoded by the coding sequence ATGTTGGCGCTGGCAGAAAGACTTGAACAATATAAAGTCGAAGGGCTAACCAGTCGTCCAATCGCTTCTGGTAAGCTAGTACGTGTTGTTGGGTTAACTCTTGAAGCGACAGGTTGCCGAGCACCAGTCGGCAGTTTGTGTCATGTGGAAACCATGTCTGGCGTGATGGAGGCAGAAGTCGTTGGTTTTGCTAATGACAACTTATTCCTTATGCCAAGTGAACAGATATCCGGTATTTTGCCCGGTGCAAAAGTGACGCCTTTAACCCGAGAAAGTGGGTTGCCTGTTGGGATGGAACTATTAGGCCGTGTCATCGATGGTGTTGGGAACCCACTTGATGGTTTAGGTGCTATTTATACTGAAAATCGAGCTCCACTAAACGCAGTTCCGATCAACCCTCTGGCACGTAAACCAATTTCTGAACCTTTGGATGTTGGTTTAAAAGCGATTAATGGGCTTCTTACTGTCGGTAAAGGACAACGTATTGGCCTCTTTGCTGGTTCAGGTGTGGGTAAATCCGTAACCCTAGGGATGATGACGCGAGGCACGACCGCGCAGGTTGTTGTGGTAGGGTTAATTGGTGAACGTGGACGGGAAGTTAAAGAGTTCATTGAAGAGATTCTTGGAGAAGATGGGCGTAAACGATCCGTGGTAGTTGCTGCTCCTGCTGACTCCTCGGCACTGATGCGATTAAAAGGTTGCCAAACCGCTCTGACGATTGCGGAGTACTTTCGTGATCAAGGGTTAGACGTTCTACTGTTGATGGATTCATTGACGCGTTTTGCTCAAGCTCAGCGTGAAATTGCTCTGTCTGTTGGAGAACCTCCGGCAACGAAAGGTTATCCACCTTCTGTTTTTGCAAAACTACCAGCCTTAGTAGAACGAGCGGGTAACGGAAGCCAAGATCAGGGATCTATTACCGCCTTTTTCACCGTTTTAACCGAAGGTGATGACCTACAAGATCCAATTGCAGATGCTTCACGAGCAATCCTTGATGGACACATTGTACTGTCTCGTGAAATGGCGGATGCAGGTCATTACCCTGCGATTGATGTTGAACGATCTGTGAGTCGTGTGATGCCGCAAATCACCACTGATGAACATATGTTGATGTCAAAAGCGGTGAGACAAGTACTCTCAATTTGCCGTAAAAACCAAGATTTAGTGTCGATTGGTGCCTATAAACCAGGGACCGATCCCGCCATTGATGGTGCCTTTACATTGAAACCTAAACTTGATGAGTATTTGCAGCAGAAAATGAAAGAGAGCGTACCTTACGATATGTGTGTCAACATGTTGAAGCATGTTCTCGGAGGGTAG
- a CDS encoding sigma-54-dependent transcriptional regulator: MAQSKVLIVEDDEGLREALVDTLALAGYEWLEADCAEDALVKLKANQVDIVVSDVQMAGMGGLALLRNIKQHWPNLPVLLMTAYANIEDAVAAMKEGAIDYMAKPFAPEVLLNMVSRYAPVKSDDNGDAIVADEKSLKLLVLAEKVAKTDANVMVLGPSGSGKEVMSRYIHNASNRKDGPFIAINCAAIPDNMLEATLFGYEKGAFTGAIQACPGKFEQAQGGTILLDEISEMDMNLQAKLLRVLQEREVERLGSRKSIKLDVRVLATSNRDLKTYVSEGNFREDLYYRLNVFPITWPALCERKGDIEPLAKHLVERHCTKLGLAVPTVSPDAINKLLQYPWPGNVRELDNVVQRALILSEQSNITCDHILLEGVDWADATSLQNIVSEGNIATPEIKPIAEADASVAKIPSEGLGGELRDQEYAIILETLIECNGKRKEMADKLGISPRTLRYKLAKMRDAGIDIPN, translated from the coding sequence ATGGCTCAAAGCAAAGTGTTAATCGTAGAAGATGACGAAGGTCTACGTGAGGCTCTCGTTGATACCTTGGCACTCGCAGGGTATGAATGGCTAGAGGCCGATTGTGCAGAAGATGCTTTAGTTAAACTTAAAGCGAACCAAGTTGATATTGTGGTCTCCGATGTCCAAATGGCGGGAATGGGAGGGTTAGCACTGCTGCGCAATATTAAGCAGCATTGGCCAAATCTGCCTGTTTTACTTATGACGGCTTATGCCAATATTGAAGATGCCGTTGCCGCAATGAAAGAAGGCGCGATTGACTACATGGCAAAACCTTTTGCCCCTGAAGTATTGCTCAATATGGTGAGCCGTTATGCGCCTGTAAAATCTGATGATAATGGCGATGCGATTGTTGCCGATGAAAAAAGTTTAAAATTATTAGTACTTGCTGAAAAAGTCGCAAAAACTGATGCGAACGTGATGGTTTTGGGGCCTAGTGGTTCAGGCAAAGAGGTCATGTCACGCTATATTCATAACGCCTCAAATCGTAAAGATGGCCCATTTATAGCGATTAACTGTGCCGCGATCCCCGATAACATGCTAGAAGCAACCTTGTTTGGTTATGAAAAAGGGGCATTTACTGGCGCAATTCAGGCGTGCCCTGGAAAATTCGAACAAGCTCAAGGTGGCACCATTTTACTTGATGAAATCAGTGAAATGGACATGAACTTACAAGCTAAGCTGTTACGTGTACTTCAAGAGAGAGAAGTGGAACGTTTGGGCAGTCGCAAAAGCATTAAGTTAGATGTTCGAGTACTAGCGACCAGTAACCGAGATTTGAAGACATACGTGTCAGAAGGTAACTTTCGTGAAGACTTGTACTACCGCTTGAATGTTTTCCCAATTACGTGGCCTGCGCTTTGTGAGCGTAAAGGTGACATCGAACCATTGGCTAAACACCTTGTTGAGCGCCACTGTACCAAGTTAGGTTTGGCGGTTCCGACGGTTTCACCTGATGCGATCAATAAACTACTCCAGTACCCATGGCCAGGGAATGTCAGAGAGCTTGATAATGTTGTTCAGCGAGCATTGATTTTAAGCGAGCAATCAAACATTACCTGTGATCATATTTTATTAGAAGGCGTTGATTGGGCAGACGCTACTAGCCTGCAAAATATTGTATCTGAAGGTAATATAGCCACACCTGAAATTAAACCTATCGCAGAAGCGGATGCATCGGTTGCAAAAATACCGAGTGAAGGGTTAGGTGGTGAATTGCGAGATCAAGAGTACGCTATCATCCTTGAAACCTTAATTGAGTGTAATGGTAAGCGCAAAGAGATGGCGGATAAGTTAGGTATTAGCCCGAGAACCTTACGCTATAAACTCGCTAAGATGCGTGATGCTGGGATAGATATTCCAAATTAG
- a CDS encoding flagellar hook-length control protein FliK, translating into MNLNIQSTSDSSKSSLLQKGSGSSASSSSEAAESKGFFATLKEAFGQGEEAKVSDVEKTKTKSEKSSNDSDSDTEIDGEKKVDSSKASGDNASKEVSSEEGEITADSEAPLTSNEKSVTGEEPGVKQTSNTSGDSVQAEQSDGSKHQVMSAQQGKNSEQNPAQKAGESADPSKVSAVMDEGNELLGRLDEANKTLQPEDGKTLPQSKGASETVSAQTSTQNPRPNHSDLMKSGTTEISKELDPRLTVSDVSKVPASGGQESVAEELAPQNVQLTEQERAFITDAKFADQKQLDALIAKSETVPLSEQELEAVAVLKSKIAAEEQILLSNELPATDLLAKQPLSNQSAANSSAVSPNKVDTNSLSNKASASSELPNNNELSNNNVVANPQEIQWGNMAAMEPKIDGQIAAKGAQGALATSVHNALNQQQAAQAMLTENDITEKVLTEKAALDKSAADKAIMGQFSAQQAMSTDANALNIAAQASGMSSKNAASQAALASALGAGAIGATRKSSGNEASDTLAQQIASASGQPGTPTPAQARAEIQAAQQAPLQLTKELANEQVQEKIQMMMSKNLKNLDIRLDPPELGRMQIRMTMNNDLANVHFTVSNPQAREIIEQTLPRLREMLAQQGLQLADSSVQQQSSGQQQGQFGSSASEGASSGFGSNNDQNGENFDADVKLDLNVATKRDGISYYA; encoded by the coding sequence ATGAACCTTAATATTCAATCAACTTCCGATAGCTCAAAGTCTTCCCTTCTGCAAAAGGGCAGCGGCAGTTCCGCATCTTCTTCCAGTGAGGCGGCAGAGTCGAAAGGTTTCTTTGCTACGCTAAAAGAAGCGTTTGGCCAAGGTGAAGAGGCAAAAGTATCGGATGTAGAAAAAACAAAAACGAAGTCAGAGAAATCGTCTAATGACTCAGATTCAGACACTGAAATTGATGGTGAGAAAAAAGTCGATAGCAGTAAAGCGAGCGGTGACAACGCGAGCAAAGAGGTCTCCTCTGAAGAGGGCGAGATCACTGCTGATAGTGAAGCGCCTCTTACTTCAAATGAAAAGTCAGTTACTGGTGAAGAGCCAGGAGTAAAACAGACATCTAATACGAGCGGTGACTCGGTTCAGGCTGAGCAGTCTGATGGCTCAAAACATCAGGTAATGAGCGCGCAGCAAGGAAAAAACAGCGAACAAAACCCAGCACAGAAAGCAGGTGAGAGCGCGGATCCATCGAAAGTGTCGGCGGTGATGGATGAAGGAAATGAATTGCTTGGTCGACTGGATGAGGCAAATAAAACGCTTCAACCAGAAGACGGCAAAACATTGCCTCAGTCAAAAGGTGCTTCTGAAACGGTGAGTGCGCAAACGAGCACCCAGAATCCACGTCCTAACCATTCAGATTTAATGAAGAGTGGCACAACTGAAATATCGAAAGAGCTAGATCCTAGGCTTACGGTATCGGATGTCAGTAAAGTGCCCGCTTCGGGTGGGCAAGAGAGTGTCGCTGAAGAGTTGGCACCACAAAATGTACAGTTAACAGAGCAAGAACGAGCTTTTATCACAGACGCTAAATTCGCGGATCAAAAACAACTCGACGCCTTGATTGCGAAAAGTGAGACGGTTCCTTTATCTGAACAAGAGCTGGAAGCGGTCGCTGTATTAAAAAGTAAGATCGCGGCTGAAGAGCAGATTTTATTATCGAACGAGCTTCCGGCTACTGATCTTTTGGCAAAACAGCCGCTGTCTAACCAATCTGCGGCTAACAGTTCTGCTGTGTCACCAAATAAAGTCGACACGAACTCGTTATCAAATAAAGCGTCTGCCAGTAGTGAACTTCCCAACAATAATGAACTCTCTAACAACAACGTTGTTGCTAACCCTCAAGAAATTCAGTGGGGAAATATGGCAGCAATGGAACCGAAAATAGACGGGCAGATCGCAGCAAAAGGGGCTCAAGGTGCATTAGCCACATCCGTTCATAATGCATTGAATCAGCAGCAAGCTGCTCAAGCGATGTTAACTGAGAATGACATTACAGAAAAAGTGTTGACTGAAAAAGCGGCCCTAGACAAAAGCGCAGCAGATAAAGCGATAATGGGGCAATTTTCAGCACAGCAAGCGATGAGCACTGATGCTAACGCTTTAAACATCGCGGCACAGGCTTCTGGAATGAGCAGTAAAAATGCGGCAAGCCAAGCGGCATTAGCAAGTGCGTTAGGGGCTGGAGCAATAGGGGCAACGCGCAAGTCATCGGGCAATGAAGCTTCAGATACATTAGCTCAGCAAATAGCGTCTGCATCTGGTCAGCCTGGAACGCCGACTCCAGCACAAGCTCGTGCTGAAATTCAAGCAGCACAACAAGCCCCGCTGCAGCTAACAAAAGAGTTAGCGAATGAGCAGGTTCAAGAAAAAATACAGATGATGATGTCTAAAAACCTTAAAAACTTAGACATTCGACTCGACCCGCCAGAGCTTGGTCGAATGCAAATTCGTATGACGATGAATAATGATTTAGCGAATGTGCATTTTACGGTATCGAACCCACAAGCTAGGGAAATAATTGAGCAAACATTACCTCGTCTGCGTGAAATGTTAGCTCAACAAGGGTTGCAACTTGCAGACTCATCAGTACAGCAACAAAGCTCGGGTCAACAACAGGGGCAATTTGGATCGTCTGCAAGTGAAGGGGCATCATCAGGTTTTGGTTCAAATAATGATCAAAATGGTGAAAATTTTGATGCAGATGTCAAACTTGATTTGAATGTCGCTACAAAGCGTGATGGAATCAGTTATTACGCTTAA
- the fliG gene encoding flagellar motor switch protein FliG encodes MPNELVNQEEGADGAGTEVDISGISGDEKAAILLLSLNEEDAAGIIRHLEPKQVQRVGSAMAKANDLSQEKVGAVHRAFLEDIQKYTNIGMGSEDFMRNALVAALGEDKANNLVDQILLGTGSKGLDSLKWMDPRQVASIIINEHPQIQTIVLSYLESDQSAEILSQFPERVRLDLMMRIANLEEVQPSALAELNEIMEKQFAGQAGAQAAKIGGLKAAAEIMNYMDNSVEGILMDQIRDQDEDMATQIQDLMFVFENLIEVDDQGVQKLLRDVPQDVLQRALKGADEGLREKIFKNMSKRAADMMRDDIEAMPPVRVADVESAQKEILTVARRLADSGEIMLSGGADEFL; translated from the coding sequence ATGCCTAACGAACTCGTAAACCAAGAAGAAGGCGCTGATGGCGCTGGAACTGAAGTTGATATTTCAGGGATCAGTGGTGATGAAAAAGCCGCTATTCTTTTATTGAGCCTTAATGAAGAAGATGCTGCGGGCATTATCCGTCATCTTGAGCCAAAGCAAGTCCAACGAGTTGGTAGTGCGATGGCAAAAGCCAATGATTTGAGCCAAGAGAAGGTTGGGGCTGTGCACCGTGCATTCCTCGAAGATATCCAGAAATACACCAATATCGGTATGGGTAGCGAAGACTTCATGCGTAATGCACTGGTTGCCGCACTTGGTGAAGATAAAGCGAATAACTTAGTTGATCAAATCTTACTGGGTACAGGTTCAAAAGGTCTGGATTCACTCAAATGGATGGATCCAAGACAAGTGGCAAGTATCATTATCAATGAGCACCCGCAGATCCAAACTATTGTACTCTCTTACTTGGAGTCGGATCAGTCAGCCGAAATACTGTCTCAATTCCCTGAGCGTGTACGCCTAGACTTAATGATGCGTATTGCTAACCTTGAAGAAGTACAACCTTCAGCGTTGGCAGAGCTAAATGAGATCATGGAGAAACAGTTCGCTGGTCAAGCAGGTGCTCAAGCCGCGAAAATTGGTGGCCTGAAAGCCGCTGCTGAAATCATGAACTACATGGATAACAGCGTTGAAGGCATCTTGATGGATCAAATCCGAGATCAAGATGAAGATATGGCCACTCAAATTCAAGACCTCATGTTTGTATTTGAAAACCTTATCGAAGTGGATGATCAAGGCGTTCAGAAACTTCTACGTGATGTACCACAAGACGTACTACAACGTGCTCTTAAAGGTGCTGACGAAGGCTTGCGTGAGAAGATCTTCAAGAACATGTCTAAACGTGCAGCTGATATGATGCGTGATGATATCGAGGCGATGCCACCTGTTCGTGTTGCCGATGTTGAATCTGCTCAGAAAGAGATTCTTACTGTTGCGAGGCGTTTGGCTGATAGTGGTGAGATTATGCTATCTGGCGGCGCAGACGAGTTCTTATAA
- the fliF gene encoding flagellar basal-body MS-ring/collar protein FliF: MASSDNHLDGQNPDLDERSSSKFDMAVGDLDLLRQVVLVLSISICVALIVMLFFWVKEPEMRPLGAYETEEMIPVLDYLDQQKIEYRLDGNTIQVPASEYSSLKLNMVRAGVNQARNEGDDILLQDMGFGVSQRLEKERLKLSRERQLAKAIEQMKQVRKAKVLLALPKQSVFVRHSQDASASVVLTLSMGANLRQQEIDSVVDMVASAVPGMKTSRITVTDQHGRLLSSGSQDPLSSARRKEQELERNQEQELREKIDSVLIPILGLGNYTSQVDIELDFSAVEQTRKRFDPGTPATRSEYTLEDYNNGNVVAGVPGALSNQPPADASIPQDVAQMKDGSILGQGSVHKEATRNFELDTTISHERKQTGVVNRQTVSVAIKEHSSINTETGEVTYTPLTSSEIDTIRQILIGTVGFSEARGDLINVLSVKFAVQEADIIADVPIWEHPNFNDWIRWFASALVIIVVILVLVRPAMKKLLNPAEEDEDPMYGPDGLPIGSDGETSLIGGDIEGGELFEFGSGIDLPNLHKDEDVLKAVRALVANEPELAAQVVKNWMMDA, from the coding sequence ATGGCGTCGTCTGATAACCATTTAGATGGACAGAATCCAGATTTAGATGAGCGCAGTTCGTCTAAATTTGATATGGCTGTTGGTGATCTCGATCTTCTAAGACAAGTGGTACTGGTTCTCTCAATCTCAATCTGTGTCGCGTTGATTGTGATGCTTTTTTTCTGGGTCAAAGAGCCAGAGATGCGACCGCTTGGTGCTTATGAAACCGAAGAGATGATCCCAGTACTTGATTATCTTGATCAGCAAAAAATCGAATACCGATTGGATGGGAATACCATTCAGGTTCCAGCTAGTGAATACAGTTCATTAAAACTCAATATGGTTCGAGCAGGAGTGAATCAAGCCAGAAATGAAGGCGATGATATCCTGTTACAAGATATGGGTTTTGGTGTATCTCAACGCTTGGAAAAAGAGCGTCTCAAGTTAAGCCGTGAACGTCAACTTGCCAAAGCAATAGAACAGATGAAGCAAGTGAGAAAAGCGAAAGTTCTATTGGCACTACCTAAACAGAGTGTTTTTGTTCGACATAGCCAAGACGCGTCAGCATCGGTTGTTTTAACTCTTAGTATGGGCGCAAATTTACGTCAGCAAGAAATAGACTCTGTGGTTGATATGGTGGCGAGTGCCGTACCTGGTATGAAAACATCGCGTATCACGGTGACAGATCAACACGGACGCTTATTAAGTTCAGGCTCACAAGATCCACTATCAAGTGCTCGTCGTAAAGAGCAAGAGTTAGAACGTAATCAAGAGCAAGAGCTAAGAGAAAAAATAGACTCCGTACTTATCCCAATTTTAGGGCTTGGTAACTATACTTCTCAAGTGGATATCGAACTTGATTTCAGCGCGGTAGAACAAACGCGTAAACGCTTTGATCCTGGTACACCGGCGACTCGAAGTGAATATACCCTTGAAGATTATAACAATGGCAATGTGGTTGCGGGTGTTCCTGGTGCGTTGAGTAACCAGCCACCTGCTGATGCTTCAATTCCACAAGACGTTGCTCAGATGAAAGATGGTTCAATATTAGGTCAAGGCTCTGTCCATAAAGAAGCGACTCGAAATTTTGAGCTTGATACTACGATCAGCCACGAGCGAAAACAGACGGGCGTTGTTAATCGTCAAACGGTATCGGTGGCAATTAAAGAGCACAGCTCAATTAATACTGAAACAGGTGAAGTCACTTATACACCATTAACTTCTAGCGAAATTGATACCATCAGACAAATACTTATTGGTACGGTTGGTTTCAGTGAAGCGCGAGGCGATTTAATTAACGTATTAAGCGTGAAGTTTGCCGTTCAAGAGGCAGACATAATCGCTGATGTTCCAATTTGGGAACACCCGAACTTTAATGACTGGATCCGTTGGTTTGCAAGCGCGTTGGTTATCATCGTTGTGATTCTTGTACTGGTTCGCCCAGCAATGAAGAAATTGCTTAACCCTGCGGAAGAAGATGAAGATCCAATGTACGGCCCAGATGGTTTGCCTATCGGTAGCGATGGCGAAACTAGCCTAATTGGTGGTGATATCGAAGGCGGTGAGCTGTTCGAATTTGGCTCAGGTATCGATTTACCAAATCTACATAAAGATGAAGATGTACTTAAAGCTGTTCGTGCTCTTGTCGCGAATGAACCAGAGCTTGCTGCTCAAGTTGTGAAAAATTGGATGATGGATGCCTAA
- the fliJ gene encoding flagellar export protein FliJ: MDNALDFLLEQAKEKQNQAQMALNQANIELEDYYKQVAQIEQYRLDYCQQLIERGKNGLTASQYGHLNRFLTQLDETLSKQRDAESHFKNQVDNCQEYWLEMRKQCKSYEWLMEKKETEKRQLEEKRDQKQMDEFSTLLYSRKKSHF; the protein is encoded by the coding sequence ATGGATAATGCACTAGATTTCTTACTTGAGCAGGCGAAAGAGAAGCAAAACCAAGCTCAAATGGCACTGAATCAAGCCAATATCGAGCTGGAAGATTACTACAAGCAAGTGGCCCAGATAGAACAGTATCGATTGGATTATTGTCAGCAGTTGATTGAGCGTGGCAAAAACGGCCTTACCGCAAGCCAATATGGGCACTTGAATCGCTTCTTAACTCAGCTTGATGAAACCTTATCAAAACAGAGAGACGCAGAATCTCACTTCAAAAACCAAGTAGATAATTGCCAAGAGTACTGGCTAGAAATGCGAAAGCAATGCAAATCCTACGAGTGGTTGATGGAGAAGAAAGAGACAGAGAAGCGACAACTCGAAGAGAAAAGAGACCAAAAACAGATGGATGAGTTCTCTACACTGCTGTATAGCCGAAAGAAATCGCATTTCTGA